A region from the Variovorax paradoxus genome encodes:
- a CDS encoding 1-acyl-sn-glycerol-3-phosphate acyltransferase: protein MLAKLTGWLLLGIVRLLTGAQARWYGCPPKAEQRIYFANHQSHADLVMIWAALPEELRSITRPIAARDYWANTPVKRWITTEVFNAVYVERAAAAPAAAVQPAAPAEPEAPPPPPVRAAAAPQAERIEPSMEPLLPMTPMAPPIVDVTPEAFDEVQGRLDLPAPPPLPLLPPVSPPIAPPVMEPEPPSPAAAPASDPLAPLVEALRSGDSIIIFPEGTRGHTGEPQKFKSGLYTLATMFPEVVLVPAWIDNVQRVMPKGEIVPVPILCSVTFGAPIRVEEDEERRPFLDRARAAVIALRDV from the coding sequence ATGCTGGCAAAGCTCACGGGTTGGTTGTTATTGGGGATCGTCCGGTTGCTCACGGGCGCCCAGGCGCGCTGGTACGGCTGTCCGCCGAAGGCCGAGCAGCGCATCTACTTCGCCAACCACCAGAGCCACGCCGACCTGGTGATGATCTGGGCCGCGCTGCCCGAGGAACTGCGCAGCATCACGCGGCCCATTGCGGCGCGCGACTACTGGGCCAATACGCCGGTCAAGCGCTGGATCACGACCGAGGTTTTCAACGCGGTGTACGTGGAGCGTGCGGCCGCGGCGCCGGCCGCAGCCGTGCAACCGGCAGCACCGGCAGAACCCGAGGCACCCCCACCGCCGCCCGTACGCGCCGCCGCTGCGCCGCAAGCCGAGCGCATCGAGCCTTCGATGGAGCCCTTGCTGCCGATGACGCCGATGGCACCGCCTATCGTCGATGTCACACCCGAAGCGTTCGACGAAGTGCAAGGGCGGCTCGACCTTCCCGCTCCGCCGCCTCTGCCGCTTCTGCCGCCGGTTTCACCGCCCATTGCGCCGCCAGTCATGGAACCGGAGCCGCCCTCACCCGCTGCCGCCCCCGCTTCCGACCCGCTGGCGCCGCTGGTGGAAGCGCTGCGCAGTGGCGACTCGATCATCATCTTTCCCGAAGGCACGCGCGGCCACACGGGAGAGCCGCAGAAGTTCAAGTCGGGCCTCTACACGCTTGCGACGATGTTCCCCGAGGTGGTGCTGGTGCCGGCCTGGATCGACAACGTGCAGCGCGTGATGCCCAAGGGCGAGATCGTGCCGGTGCCCATTCTTTGCTCCGTGACCTTCGGTGCGCCGATCCGCGTCGAAGAAGACGAAGAGCGCCGCCCTTTCCTCGATCGCGCACGTGCCGCGGTGATCGCATTGCGCGACGTCTGA
- the aroE gene encoding shikimate dehydrogenase, with the protein MDLYCVMGNPVEHSRSPRIHARFAELCGQQMDYSRRLVPVGAFAEGVAAFRREAAERGDTARGCNVTVPFKFDAAALAQHTSERAVLAQAVNTLRFEADGSIHADNTDGIGLVNDIVRNAAVPLAGRELLLIGAGGAAAGVLGPLLDAGASRIVVANRTAGKAMALVQRHAALALRHGATLEAWALDEVPGNFDVVVNATASSLAGDAVPVRAQVLRPGALAIDLMYGPAAAGFMAWAEAHGAVPRDGLGMLVEQAAEAFEIWRGVRPPAAQVLAELRASLATGQ; encoded by the coding sequence ATGGACCTGTACTGCGTAATGGGCAACCCGGTCGAGCACAGCCGCTCGCCGCGCATCCATGCGCGGTTTGCCGAACTCTGCGGCCAGCAGATGGACTACAGCCGGCGGCTCGTTCCGGTCGGCGCCTTTGCCGAAGGCGTGGCCGCCTTCCGCCGGGAAGCCGCCGAGCGCGGCGACACGGCACGCGGCTGCAACGTGACCGTGCCCTTCAAGTTCGACGCCGCCGCGCTCGCGCAGCACACCAGCGAGCGCGCGGTGCTGGCGCAGGCGGTGAACACGCTGCGCTTCGAAGCCGACGGCAGCATCCATGCCGACAACACCGACGGCATCGGGCTGGTCAACGACATCGTGCGCAATGCGGCCGTGCCGCTGGCGGGCCGCGAGCTGCTGCTGATCGGCGCCGGCGGTGCCGCGGCGGGCGTGCTCGGGCCGCTGCTCGACGCCGGCGCCTCGCGCATCGTGGTGGCCAACCGCACGGCCGGCAAGGCCATGGCGCTGGTGCAGCGTCATGCGGCACTGGCATTGCGCCATGGCGCAACCCTCGAAGCCTGGGCGCTCGACGAGGTGCCCGGCAATTTCGACGTGGTGGTCAATGCCACGGCTTCCAGCCTCGCGGGCGACGCGGTGCCGGTGCGCGCACAGGTGCTGCGCCCTGGCGCACTCGCGATCGACCTGATGTACGGACCCGCGGCCGCCGGCTTCATGGCCTGGGCCGAAGCACATGGCGCCGTGCCGCGCGACGGGCTCGGCATGCTGGTCGAGCAGGCGGCCGAGGCCTTCGAGATCTGGCGCGGCGTGCGGCCGCCCGCCGCGCAGGTGCTGGCCGAATTGCGCGCCTCGCTCGCCACCGGCCAATGA
- the mtgA gene encoding monofunctional biosynthetic peptidoglycan transglycosylase: protein MKRLLRLIACLLVAGVAMELFFVGRIAAMAVIDPQSTAFQRSEAWQIAIHQGRKGAWRQEWVPYAQISDNLKRAVIASEDADFIDHNGVEWEAIERARQRNAKAEELAAKRAARAIARGKPVRPVQLRGGSTITQQLAKNLLLSGERTLLRKGQELALAMALEVLLDKRRILEIYLNNVEWGEGVFGAEAAAQYYFRKPASRLSAAEAARLAVMLPSPKFFERRIGSSYLSGRASTIVARMPAAELP from the coding sequence ATGAAGCGGCTGCTGCGGCTGATAGCCTGCCTGCTGGTGGCGGGCGTGGCAATGGAGCTTTTCTTCGTGGGGCGCATTGCGGCCATGGCGGTGATCGATCCGCAAAGCACCGCGTTCCAGCGCAGCGAGGCCTGGCAGATCGCCATCCACCAGGGCCGCAAGGGTGCCTGGCGCCAGGAATGGGTGCCCTACGCGCAGATCAGCGACAACCTCAAGCGCGCCGTCATCGCGAGCGAAGACGCCGACTTCATCGACCACAACGGCGTGGAATGGGAAGCCATCGAGCGTGCGCGCCAGCGCAACGCCAAGGCCGAGGAGCTCGCGGCCAAGCGGGCGGCGCGTGCGATCGCACGCGGCAAGCCGGTGCGGCCGGTGCAGCTGCGCGGCGGCTCCACCATCACGCAGCAGCTTGCCAAGAACCTGCTGCTCTCGGGCGAGCGCACGCTGCTGCGCAAGGGCCAGGAACTGGCGCTCGCGATGGCGCTCGAGGTGCTGCTCGACAAGCGGCGCATCCTCGAGATCTACCTCAACAATGTCGAATGGGGCGAAGGCGTGTTCGGCGCCGAGGCGGCGGCCCAGTACTACTTCAGGAAGCCCGCCTCGCGCCTGAGCGCAGCCGAGGCCGCGCGCCTTGCCGTGATGCTGCCGAGCCCCAAGTTCTTCGAGCGCCGCATCGGTTCGTCCTACCTCAGCGGGCGGGCATCGACCATCGTGGCGAGGATGCCCGCGGCCGAACTGCCCTGA